TATACCTTAAATAATTACTGTTAATTATTTTTGTAAGTAACCATAACAAAAAATTAATCAAAAATATCTATTAAATGATTAATGTAAAGTATATTAAGAGACTTTACATTAAATATATTTTTTTTTAATGATTATTTTTTATTTTTAATATTATAATTGTATGAGATGGGAGGTTTTATTATGAAAGTAATTGGATTTAATGGTAGTCCTAATTTAAAAGGCAATACCTATCAGGTATTGAATATATTTTTTGATGAATTGAATAAACATGGTATAGAAACTGAAATAGTTAATATAGGAACTAAAGTTATTAGAGGTTGTATTTCATGTGGAACATGTTTTAAGACAAAAGATGAAAAATGTGTCTTTGATGATGAAGTTAATACATATATTCAAAAAATTAAAGAGTCTGATGGGATAATATTAGCTTCACCAGTTCATTTTTCTGGAATTACAGGAACTATGAAATCTTTTTTAGATAGAGTTTTTTATGTTTCTACAGCAAATAAAAATATTTTCAGACATAAGGTAGGTTCTGCATTAGTTGTGACAAGAAGAACTGGTGGGATGACAGCTTTGAATCAACTTTATAATTATATAAATTATTCGGAAATGATAGTGCCAAGTTCAAATTATTGGAATGTTATATACGGCACAAATTCAGGAGATATAAATAAAGATCTTGAAGGATTACAAATTATAAAAGTTCTTGCAAAAAATATGATATGGACTTTGAAAAATTTTGAATTATCTTCTGTTAAAGAACCAGAAGCAGAGAAAAAAATAATAACAAATTTTATAAAATAAAAGGGAGAATTTAATCTCCCTTTTATTTATTAGCTTTTATATTCTTCTTAACATTTCTTCGAAAACATGTTTCATTTCTTCTTTGTCTATTTTGTTAATCAATTCAGAATAAGATTCTACTCTATTTCTTTTTAACATAAGACATACACCTCCTGCCAAATGCCAAAGTATTTTGGATAAAATTAAACGACTGTCAAAAATATATTATTATATTAATAATA
This genomic interval from Oceanotoga teriensis contains the following:
- a CDS encoding flavodoxin family protein, producing the protein MKVIGFNGSPNLKGNTYQVLNIFFDELNKHGIETEIVNIGTKVIRGCISCGTCFKTKDEKCVFDDEVNTYIQKIKESDGIILASPVHFSGITGTMKSFLDRVFYVSTANKNIFRHKVGSALVVTRRTGGMTALNQLYNYINYSEMIVPSSNYWNVIYGTNSGDINKDLEGLQIIKVLAKNMIWTLKNFELSSVKEPEAEKKIITNFIK